In a single window of the Lebetimonas sp. JH292 genome:
- a CDS encoding DUF269 domain-containing protein: MQIKNVVMEMSHEGFGRCVVIADKIVLVNKYFKDAHRFSYRTLEKLYEDGEKMLNKAYKTYLQYKPCKD; this comes from the coding sequence ATGCAAATAAAAAATGTTGTTATGGAAATGAGTCATGAAGGTTTCGGTAGATGTGTCGTTATTGCGGATAAAATTGTTTTGGTTAACAAATATTTTAAAGATGCGCACCGTTTTAGTTATAGAACTCTTGAAAAACTATATGAAGACGGGGAAAAAATGTTAAATAAAGCCTATAAAACATATTTACAGTATAAACCATGCAAGGATTAA
- a CDS encoding PIN domain-containing protein gives MIRFITANEVIYKLLKIFEISEVNKNTILGALKSDFNDFEDSIIYSSAYLNGIDYIVTRDKKGFKKSKVKVLTPLEAVPKIKCL, from the coding sequence TTGATACGATTTATTACTGCTAATGAAGTTATTTATAAACTTTTAAAAATTTTTGAAATAAGTGAAGTAAATAAAAATACTATACTTGGTGCACTTAAGAGTGATTTTAATGATTTCGAAGATAGTATTATTTATTCAAGTGCTTATTTAAACGGAATTGATTATATTGTCACTCGGGATAAAAAAGGCTTTAAAAAGTCAAAAGTTAAAGTTTTAACTCCACTTGAAGCTGTTCCAAAAATTAAATGTTTGTAA
- a CDS encoding M99 family carboxypeptidase catalytic domain-containing protein — MYNYKKRLLIEKKKFFNYSSLILPTLSFARSGNHIILPKKPFEYFHKKREGKRILIIGGIHGNEMGAYKAADLLVDMDIKADVLIIPRSNFTSILADVRGYNGDMNRKFDYISKKDPDFYCVELLKEAILDFKPDLLISMHDGYGFSSKYRHSWGQSVVIDEIEYKNFKLFKEAEFVKKNANKYLKWPVSIINTKTFSSTIHNEQKKALTGWCLKNNIKAFCIEASKQLPSLKDKVYTHLVMLREFFNLYNIKSNIDEYIKNIDLKEIFPSVKLKINNQFYRINKTTKIKLPLNADIEIADIKGNRGSFVVPKGINLNWRKFYFKNLTLEVKNDFEKKYEIHLKG, encoded by the coding sequence ATGTATAATTATAAAAAAAGGCTATTAATTGAAAAGAAGAAATTTTTTAATTACTCTTCTTTAATACTTCCTACTTTATCTTTTGCCAGATCCGGCAATCATATTATTTTGCCTAAAAAACCATTTGAGTATTTTCATAAAAAACGAGAGGGGAAAAGAATATTGATTATCGGTGGAATACACGGAAATGAGATGGGGGCTTACAAAGCTGCCGATTTATTGGTGGATATGGATATAAAAGCTGATGTTTTAATTATTCCAAGAAGCAATTTTACTTCAATTTTAGCGGATGTAAGGGGATATAACGGGGATATGAATAGAAAATTTGATTATATTTCAAAAAAGGACCCTGATTTTTATTGTGTGGAACTTCTTAAAGAGGCAATACTTGATTTTAAACCGGATTTACTGATTTCTATGCATGACGGATACGGATTTAGCTCAAAATACAGGCATTCGTGGGGACAGAGTGTAGTAATTGATGAAATTGAATATAAAAATTTTAAACTTTTTAAAGAAGCAGAATTTGTTAAAAAAAATGCTAATAAATATTTAAAATGGCCAGTTTCCATTATTAATACCAAAACATTCAGTTCGACTATTCACAATGAGCAAAAAAAAGCATTGACGGGATGGTGCTTAAAAAACAATATAAAGGCTTTTTGTATAGAAGCTTCCAAACAATTGCCGAGTTTAAAGGATAAAGTTTATACCCATCTTGTAATGCTGAGGGAATTTTTTAATTTATATAATATTAAATCAAATATAGATGAATATATTAAAAATATTGATTTAAAAGAGATTTTCCCAAGTGTTAAACTGAAAATAAATAATCAATTTTACAGAATAAATAAAACAACAAAAATAAAACTTCCTTTAAACGCCGATATTGAAATTGCGGATATAAAAGGCAACAGAGGAAGTTTTGTTGTTCCAAAAGGCATTAATTTAAATTGGAGAAAATTTTATTTTAAAAATTTAACATTAGAAGTAAAAAACGATTTTGAAAAAAAATATGAAATACATTTAAAGGGGTAA
- the rpsG gene encoding 30S ribosomal protein S7 — translation MRRRRAPKRAVMPDPVFKSEIVTKFINKIMWDGKKTIAEKIVYGAIERLDSKGEEKGIDVFFKAIENVKPLLEVRSRRVGGATYQVPMEVRPERQQTLSIRWIVDAARNRNERTMVERLSNELWDAANERGAAFKKREDTHRMAEANKAFAHYRW, via the coding sequence ATGAGAAGAAGAAGAGCGCCTAAAAGAGCGGTAATGCCGGATCCGGTATTTAAGAGTGAAATAGTTACAAAATTTATTAATAAAATTATGTGGGACGGTAAAAAAACAATTGCCGAAAAAATAGTTTACGGTGCTATTGAAAGATTGGATAGCAAAGGTGAAGAAAAAGGAATAGATGTATTTTTCAAAGCTATTGAAAATGTAAAACCGCTTTTGGAAGTTAGAAGCAGAAGAGTCGGTGGGGCAACTTATCAGGTTCCTATGGAAGTGAGACCTGAAAGACAACAAACACTTTCTATCAGATGGATAGTTGATGCCGCAAGAAACAGAAATGAAAGAACAATGGTGGAAAGACTTTCTAACGAACTTTGGGATGCGGCAAACGAAAGAGGAGCGGCATTCAAGAAAAGAGAAGATACTCACAGAATGGCAGAGGCAAACAAAGCATTTGCTCATTACAGATGGTGA
- a CDS encoding 2Fe-2S iron-sulfur cluster-binding protein → MEASGSALPFGCRDGECGTCVVYIETGMEYLSEMNEKEKAVMKMLNENSPKARLACQMKIAKPNGLVRIRY, encoded by the coding sequence GTGGAAGCATCAGGTTCCGCTTTACCTTTTGGTTGCAGAGACGGAGAATGCGGAACCTGTGTTGTATATATTGAAACAGGGATGGAGTATTTAAGTGAAATGAATGAAAAAGAAAAAGCTGTTATGAAAATGTTGAATGAAAACAGCCCTAAAGCAAGACTTGCATGTCAGATGAAAATTGCTAAACCGAACGGACTTGTACGTATAAGGTATTAG
- a CDS encoding flavodoxin domain-containing protein — protein MAKIGIFVGSSGGVTQNAAEMLEEFFEESELINIEEDFDGIEQFEEYDVLLLGSSTWGQGDPPLFELENEMPDLSGKKVAFFGAGDQVTHGEHFVSALAKLKELGADCEYGYWPIDGYNFEYSASAKDGKFCGLAIDDINQPDLTEERVAAWAEQIKKEMNL, from the coding sequence ATGGCAAAAATTGGAATATTTGTAGGAAGCAGCGGAGGAGTTACCCAAAATGCCGCAGAAATGCTTGAGGAATTTTTTGAAGAGAGTGAACTTATAAATATAGAAGAGGATTTTGACGGCATTGAACAGTTTGAAGAATATGATGTGTTGCTTTTAGGCTCTTCAACCTGGGGACAGGGGGACCCCCCGCTTTTTGAGCTTGAAAATGAAATGCCGGATTTAAGCGGTAAAAAAGTCGCTTTCTTCGGTGCCGGGGATCAGGTTACACACGGGGAACATTTTGTAAGTGCTTTGGCAAAACTTAAAGAGCTTGGAGCCGATTGTGAATACGGTTACTGGCCGATTGATGGATATAATTTTGAGTATTCGGCATCTGCGAAAGACGGAAAATTTTGCGGTTTGGCCATAGATGATATTAATCAGCCGGATTTGACCGAAGAAAGAGTGGCCGCATGGGCTGAACAGATTAAAAAAGAGATGAATCTTTAA
- a CDS encoding nitrogen fixation protein NifZ yields MKNDGTNPFYERNAILIEPGEEGYVKHIGDFLQVIRIYEVHFLEKGVIFGCREDELEAVEDDDFYDEVEEELKWIREHKKGE; encoded by the coding sequence ATAAAAAATGACGGAACAAACCCTTTTTATGAAAGAAACGCCATTTTGATTGAACCCGGGGAAGAGGGATATGTTAAGCATATTGGGGATTTTTTACAGGTAATAAGAATTTATGAAGTCCATTTTTTGGAAAAAGGCGTAATTTTCGGATGCAGGGAAGATGAGCTTGAAGCGGTGGAAGATGATGATTTTTATGATGAGGTGGAAGAAGAATTAAAATGGATTAGAGAACACAAAAAAGGAGAATAA
- the fusA gene encoding elongation factor G, giving the protein MPRKTPIEKVRNIGIAAHIDAGKTTTTERILYYTGVSHKIGEVHEGAATMDWMEQEKERGITITSAATTCFWKEHQINIIDTPGHVDFTIEVERSMRVLDGAVAVFCAVGGVQPQSETVWRQANKYHVPRIAFVNKMDRIGANFYEVEKQIKERLKANPVPIQIPIGAEENFKGVVDLVQMKALVWEDEAALGSKYEVEDIPAELRDKAEEYREKLIESVAETDEALMEKYFAGEEITADEIKAAIKKATLNIEIVPMLCGTAFKNKGVQPLLDAVIDYLPSPTEVTWIKGIDPKTGEEISINPGDDQPFSGLAFKIMTDPFVGKLTFTRFYSGVIQAGSYVLNSTKNKKERIGRLLRMHSNKREEVSEFYSGEIGAIVGLKNTLTGDTLCDESRPVILEKMEFPDPVISVAVEPKTKADQEKMAIALQKLAEEDPSFRVATDEESGQTIISGMGELHLEIIVDRLKREFKVECNTGKPQVAYRETFKKTVEQEYKYAKQSGGRGQYGHVFIRLIPQEPGKGYEFVDLIKGGVIPREYIPAVDKGIQEAAQGGVLAGFPVVDFKVELYDGSYHEVDSSEMAFKLAGSMAFKEGAKKANPVILEPIMKVEIEVPEEYMGDVIGDVNRRRGQVNSMEDSHGIKKVTAFIPLAEMFGYSTDLRSMTQGRGTYSMVFDHYEEVPQNVAAEIIKERQG; this is encoded by the coding sequence ATGCCAAGAAAAACGCCTATCGAAAAAGTTAGGAATATAGGTATTGCTGCTCATATTGACGCAGGTAAAACTACAACAACGGAGAGAATTTTATATTATACCGGTGTTAGTCACAAAATAGGTGAAGTGCACGAAGGTGCGGCGACTATGGACTGGATGGAGCAGGAAAAAGAAAGAGGTATTACAATTACTTCGGCTGCTACAACATGTTTTTGGAAAGAACATCAAATTAACATTATCGATACTCCGGGACACGTTGACTTTACTATTGAAGTCGAAAGAAGTATGAGGGTGCTTGACGGTGCGGTTGCAGTATTTTGTGCCGTCGGCGGTGTTCAGCCACAAAGTGAAACAGTTTGGAGACAGGCAAACAAATATCATGTCCCAAGAATTGCATTTGTAAACAAAATGGACAGAATTGGCGCAAATTTCTATGAAGTTGAAAAACAGATAAAAGAAAGATTAAAAGCAAATCCGGTACCTATTCAAATTCCAATCGGGGCGGAAGAAAATTTTAAAGGTGTTGTGGATTTGGTTCAAATGAAAGCTCTTGTATGGGAAGATGAAGCGGCGCTTGGAAGTAAATACGAAGTTGAAGACATTCCGGCTGAACTTAGGGATAAAGCGGAAGAATACAGGGAAAAACTTATTGAATCAGTTGCTGAAACAGATGAGGCATTAATGGAAAAATATTTTGCCGGAGAAGAAATTACTGCTGATGAAATTAAAGCGGCTATTAAAAAAGCTACATTAAATATAGAAATTGTTCCAATGTTATGCGGTACTGCATTCAAAAACAAAGGGGTTCAACCATTGCTTGACGCTGTAATTGATTATTTGCCTTCTCCTACAGAAGTTACATGGATTAAGGGAATTGATCCAAAAACAGGTGAGGAAATAAGCATAAATCCGGGTGACGACCAACCGTTCAGCGGACTTGCATTTAAGATTATGACTGACCCGTTTGTAGGTAAACTAACATTTACAAGATTTTATTCCGGTGTAATTCAAGCAGGCAGTTATGTATTAAACTCAACTAAAAACAAAAAAGAGAGAATCGGAAGACTTCTTAGAATGCATTCTAATAAAAGAGAAGAAGTCAGTGAATTTTACAGCGGTGAAATCGGAGCAATAGTCGGTCTTAAAAACACTTTAACAGGTGATACTTTATGCGATGAATCTAGACCTGTTATTTTGGAAAAAATGGAATTCCCTGATCCGGTTATTTCAGTTGCGGTTGAGCCTAAAACAAAAGCCGACCAGGAAAAAATGGCTATTGCATTACAAAAATTAGCAGAAGAAGACCCGAGTTTCAGAGTTGCAACTGATGAAGAGAGCGGTCAGACAATTATTTCAGGTATGGGTGAGCTGCATCTTGAAATTATTGTAGACAGGCTTAAAAGAGAATTTAAAGTGGAATGTAATACAGGTAAACCTCAGGTTGCATACAGAGAAACTTTCAAAAAAACAGTAGAACAAGAATACAAATATGCAAAACAATCAGGTGGTAGAGGTCAATACGGGCATGTATTTATAAGACTTATTCCGCAAGAACCTGGTAAAGGTTATGAATTTGTTGATTTAATTAAAGGTGGGGTAATCCCAAGAGAATATATTCCAGCAGTTGACAAAGGTATCCAGGAAGCAGCTCAGGGCGGAGTATTGGCAGGATTCCCGGTGGTTGATTTTAAAGTGGAACTTTATGACGGAAGTTACCATGAGGTTGACTCAAGCGAAATGGCGTTTAAACTTGCCGGAAGCATGGCATTTAAAGAAGGTGCCAAAAAAGCAAATCCTGTAATACTTGAACCGATTATGAAAGTTGAAATAGAAGTACCGGAAGAGTATATGGGTGATGTTATCGGTGATGTTAACAGAAGAAGAGGACAAGTAAACTCTATGGAAGATAGCCATGGAATTAAAAAAGTGACAGCATTTATCCCTCTTGCAGAAATGTTCGGATATTCAACAGACCTTAGAAGTATGACTCAAGGTAGAGGTACATATTCAATGGTATTTGATCATTATGAAGAAGTTCCTCAAAATGTTGCAGCAGAAATTATAAAAGAAAGACAAGGGTAA
- a CDS encoding ModD protein, with translation MYYTKEDIARLISEDMPYFDLTSKLLNIEGLGKITFYTRKDAVVTGNKLVELLCRELDLKVNFKEKDSKFLTAGSKIFEAEGENVLILWKVAQNIFEYALSVSTYTYEMVKKAKAINPYIEILTTRKIIPFTKKIALNAIIDGGAMPHRITTNETVLVFDNYVKLFGGWDKFFKEFKKIKHKTIEKKWVVEADNLEMAKKLIDIEVDVVQLDKVDIETTKKIVELAHKCRRN, from the coding sequence ATGTATTATACAAAAGAGGATATTGCAAGACTTATCAGCGAAGATATGCCTTATTTTGATTTGACTTCCAAACTTTTAAATATTGAGGGTTTGGGCAAGATTACTTTTTATACCAGAAAAGATGCTGTTGTTACCGGTAATAAATTAGTTGAATTATTATGCAGGGAACTTGATTTAAAAGTAAATTTTAAAGAAAAAGATTCTAAATTTTTAACTGCTGGCAGTAAAATATTTGAAGCCGAGGGGGAAAATGTTTTAATTCTTTGGAAAGTTGCGCAAAATATTTTTGAATATGCGCTTTCCGTATCTACCTACACATATGAAATGGTTAAAAAGGCAAAAGCCATCAACCCATACATTGAAATTTTAACTACAAGAAAAATAATTCCTTTTACTAAAAAAATAGCCCTGAACGCTATAATAGACGGAGGTGCAATGCCCCACAGAATTACAACAAATGAAACGGTTTTGGTTTTTGATAATTATGTAAAACTTTTTGGGGGCTGGGATAAATTTTTTAAGGAATTTAAAAAAATAAAACATAAAACAATTGAAAAAAAATGGGTAGTTGAAGCTGATAATTTAGAAATGGCTAAAAAATTAATAGATATTGAAGTGGATGTAGTTCAACTTGATAAAGTGGATATTGAAACAACCAAAAAAATAGTAGAACTTGCCCATAAGTGCAGGAGGAATTAA
- the rpsL gene encoding 30S ribosomal protein S12, with protein sequence MPTINQLVRKGRKQVIKKSKSPALVSCPQRRGVCTRVYTTTPKKPNSALRKVAKVRLTSGYEVISYIPGVGHNLQEHSIVLVRGGRVKDLPGVKYHIVRGALDTAGVKGRVHSRSKYGTKKAEAGKK encoded by the coding sequence ATGCCTACTATAAACCAATTAGTTAGAAAAGGTAGAAAACAAGTTATTAAAAAATCAAAATCACCTGCACTTGTAAGCTGTCCTCAAAGAAGAGGAGTTTGTACAAGAGTATATACAACTACTCCTAAAAAACCAAACTCAGCTTTAAGAAAAGTTGCAAAAGTCAGACTTACCAGCGGATATGAAGTAATTAGTTATATCCCTGGTGTAGGTCATAACCTGCAAGAACATAGCATTGTGCTTGTAAGAGGCGGTAGGGTAAAAGACTTACCTGGGGTTAAATATCACATCGTAAGAGGTGCGTTGGATACTGCCGGAGTTAAGGGAAGAGTACATTCAAGAAGTAAATACGGTACTAAAAAAGCAGAAGCCGGTAAGAAATAA
- a CDS encoding DUF6858 family protein: MQQMILQEKYPVFVLDIYKNETHYKTTDEIIKFFKEKINSHPVCTYIGEFDHFTHTKNLPNGEIAKGIKDCKIIIFCFGNKILNGKITAVRPRSIGVTEFEDKFEIAFLEAPALIANDVMEKWVKDIKENL, from the coding sequence ATGCAACAAATGATTTTACAGGAAAAATATCCGGTATTTGTATTGGATATATATAAAAATGAAACACACTATAAAACAACCGATGAAATAATTAAATTTTTTAAAGAAAAAATTAATTCCCATCCTGTATGCACATATATAGGAGAATTTGACCATTTTACCCATACCAAAAATTTACCGAACGGAGAAATTGCAAAAGGTATTAAAGACTGCAAAATTATTATATTTTGTTTTGGAAATAAAATATTAAACGGAAAAATAACTGCCGTGAGACCAAGAAGTATTGGTGTTACTGAATTTGAAGATAAATTTGAAATAGCTTTTCTCGAAGCTCCTGCTTTAATCGCAAATGATGTTATGGAAAAATGGGTAAAAGATATTAAAGAGAATCTATAA